A genome region from Streptomyces pratensis includes the following:
- a CDS encoding DUF397 domain-containing protein, whose translation MNPETGEQHPDAHSWSKSSYSSNEGGECVEVAATDHAVLVRDSKDLTRPHLAVGPTGWADFVLYAPGPDLPERGAPPASGPRTPTVRQIFPAPAPAVTDAATEEAGSGV comes from the coding sequence ATGAACCCCGAAACCGGCGAGCAGCACCCCGATGCTCACTCGTGGTCGAAGAGCAGCTACAGCTCCAACGAGGGAGGCGAGTGCGTCGAGGTCGCTGCCACGGATCATGCCGTACTCGTCCGCGACTCGAAGGACCTGACCCGCCCCCACCTGGCCGTCGGCCCCACGGGCTGGGCCGACTTCGTGCTTTACGCCCCGGGTCCTGACCTGCCGGAGCGGGGTGCGCCGCCCGCGTCCGGGCCGCGCACCCCCACCGTGCGTCAGATCTTTCCGGCCCCCGCCCCCGCGGTCACCGACGCCGCGACGGAGGAAGCGGGCTCGGGGGTGTAG
- a CDS encoding aminotransferase class V-fold PLP-dependent enzyme, with amino-acid sequence METSAIDQVRATEFASGTTYLNTSTCGLLPRRAVEAVKALADDGGAGVRGGAGSFESVDSARAGFAGLAGVAPARVAVGGSVAAHVGLVAASLPAGAEVLAPTGEFSSVVSPFAVRGDLRMRYVPLTGLAEAVRPGTALVAFSAVQSADGRVADLDAVREAAAAHGARTMLDASQSAGWLPLDAGAWDYTVTGGYKFLMCPRGSSFLTVTEAVQETLPTLYAGWVAAEDRWNSTYGPVEKLAVDARRFDEPVAFLAYHGAEQSLGLLAEVGVDSVYAHATGLAARFRKGLASIGHEAVPGTSAIVAVPGLGGREPGLAAAGVMVSARAGNLRAAFHLYNTEADVDRALDVLAG; translated from the coding sequence ATGGAGACTTCTGCGATCGACCAGGTCAGGGCCACCGAATTCGCATCCGGAACCACCTATCTGAACACCTCGACCTGCGGGCTGCTGCCCCGTCGTGCCGTCGAGGCCGTCAAGGCGCTGGCGGACGACGGCGGCGCGGGCGTCCGGGGCGGTGCCGGCAGCTTCGAATCGGTGGACTCCGCCCGGGCCGGCTTCGCCGGGCTCGCGGGTGTGGCGCCCGCGCGGGTGGCCGTCGGCGGCTCCGTCGCGGCCCATGTGGGGCTCGTCGCGGCATCTCTCCCCGCAGGTGCCGAAGTCCTCGCGCCGACCGGTGAGTTCAGTTCCGTCGTCAGCCCCTTCGCCGTCCGCGGCGACCTGAGGATGCGCTACGTCCCCCTGACCGGGCTGGCCGAAGCCGTGCGGCCCGGGACTGCGCTCGTCGCTTTCTCCGCCGTCCAGTCCGCGGACGGCCGGGTCGCCGACCTGGACGCGGTCCGCGAGGCCGCTGCCGCGCACGGGGCCCGGACGATGCTCGACGCCAGCCAGTCGGCAGGATGGCTGCCGCTGGACGCCGGCGCGTGGGACTACACCGTCACCGGCGGTTACAAGTTCCTGATGTGTCCCCGGGGTTCGTCGTTCCTGACCGTGACCGAGGCGGTGCAGGAGACCCTGCCGACGCTCTACGCGGGCTGGGTCGCGGCCGAGGACCGCTGGAACAGCACGTACGGGCCGGTCGAGAAGCTCGCCGTGGACGCCCGGCGCTTCGACGAGCCGGTCGCGTTCCTCGCCTATCACGGGGCGGAGCAGTCCCTGGGCCTGCTGGCGGAGGTCGGGGTGGACTCCGTGTACGCCCATGCCACCGGGCTCGCCGCCCGCTTCCGGAAGGGGCTGGCGTCGATCGGGCACGAGGCGGTGCCCGGCACCTCCGCGATCGTGGCCGTACCCGGGCTCGGCGGCCGCGAGCCCGGTCTGGCGGCGGCAGGGGTGATGGTCTCGGCCCGGGCGGGGAATCTGAGGGCGGCCTTCCACCTGTACAACACCGAGGCGGACGTCGACCGCGCCCTGGACGTGCTGGCCGGCTGA
- a CDS encoding aldehyde dehydrogenase (NADP(+)) produces the protein MAAAPVWSVDPRTGNPREQVAVEATAEEVDRAVRAAHAVRGALADRTVRAAFLRTAADLLAEAQEQVVEAADAETALGPARLTGELARTAAQLRAFAEVVDEGAYLDIHIDHEDGSRTPPWPDLRRYKIPLGVVAVYAASNFPLAFSVPGGDTASALAAGCPVVVKAHPDHPATSEICASLLRRAAARHGLPEDVLTVVHGFDAGVELVKHPLVSAAGFTGSIRGGRALFDAAAARPTPIPFHGELGSLNPVVVTESAAAERGEQIGAGLGGSMTLGAGQFCTKPGFVFAPSGEAGDQLLKSLTETVGATGAGVMLDHRMRDAFVHGVAERAALPDVEAPVAPGSGGEHTVSAGFFTVPAQRLAQEGPHDALLEECFGPVTVVARYDSADEITAVLSRLPGNLTATLHIATEEADGSAAGLLAELTPVAGRVLVNGWPTGVAVAPAQHHGGPYPATTSTSTSVGATAIERWLRPVSYQSTPEALLPPELREGNPQNLPRRVDGRAS, from the coding sequence GTGGCAGCAGCACCAGTCTGGAGCGTCGACCCCCGGACGGGGAACCCGCGTGAGCAGGTTGCGGTGGAGGCTACAGCGGAGGAGGTCGACCGCGCGGTCCGGGCGGCGCACGCCGTCCGTGGAGCCCTGGCCGACCGCACCGTGCGCGCCGCGTTCCTGCGGACCGCGGCCGACCTGCTCGCCGAGGCCCAGGAACAGGTCGTCGAGGCGGCCGACGCGGAGACCGCGCTCGGCCCCGCCCGGCTGACCGGCGAGCTCGCCCGCACGGCCGCGCAGCTGCGGGCCTTCGCGGAGGTCGTCGACGAGGGCGCCTACCTCGACATCCACATCGACCACGAGGACGGCAGCCGCACCCCGCCGTGGCCGGACCTGCGCCGCTACAAGATCCCGCTCGGCGTCGTGGCCGTGTACGCCGCGAGCAACTTCCCGCTCGCCTTCTCCGTCCCCGGCGGCGACACCGCGAGCGCACTCGCGGCGGGCTGTCCGGTCGTCGTCAAGGCACACCCCGACCACCCCGCCACCTCGGAGATCTGTGCCTCGCTCCTGCGCAGGGCCGCGGCGCGGCACGGCCTGCCCGAGGACGTCCTGACCGTGGTCCACGGCTTCGACGCGGGTGTCGAGCTGGTCAAGCACCCGCTCGTCTCCGCCGCCGGCTTCACCGGCTCGATCCGCGGCGGCCGCGCCCTCTTCGACGCCGCGGCCGCGCGGCCCACGCCGATCCCCTTCCACGGCGAGCTCGGTTCGCTCAACCCCGTCGTCGTCACCGAGTCGGCGGCCGCCGAGCGCGGTGAGCAGATCGGCGCCGGACTCGGCGGCTCGATGACGCTGGGTGCCGGACAGTTCTGCACCAAGCCCGGCTTCGTGTTCGCCCCGTCCGGCGAGGCCGGCGACCAGCTGCTGAAGTCGCTGACCGAGACGGTGGGCGCCACGGGCGCCGGGGTCATGCTCGATCACCGGATGCGCGACGCCTTCGTCCACGGAGTGGCCGAACGGGCAGCCCTCCCGGACGTGGAGGCGCCGGTCGCCCCGGGCTCGGGCGGCGAGCACACCGTCTCCGCGGGCTTCTTCACCGTCCCGGCGCAGCGGCTCGCCCAGGAAGGCCCGCACGACGCGCTCCTGGAGGAGTGCTTCGGCCCGGTCACCGTCGTCGCACGCTACGACTCCGCGGACGAGATCACCGCCGTGCTGTCCCGCCTGCCGGGCAACCTCACCGCCACCCTCCACATCGCCACGGAGGAGGCCGACGGCAGCGCCGCCGGCCTGCTGGCCGAGCTCACCCCGGTCGCCGGACGCGTCCTCGTCAACGGCTGGCCGACCGGCGTCGCCGTCGCCCCCGCCCAGCACCACGGCGGCCCCTACCCGGCCACCACCTCCACCTCCACGTCGGTCGGCGCCACCGCGATCGAGCGCTGGCTGCGCCCGGTCAGCTACCAGTCGACGCCCGAGGCGCTGCTGCCGCCGGAGCTCCGCGAGGGCAACCCGCAGAACCTGCCGCGCCGGGTCGACGGGCGCGCCTCGTGA
- a CDS encoding DsbA family oxidoreductase, with product MRVEIWGDIACPWCYVGKARFEKALAGFAHRDEVEVVHRSFELDPGRAKGDTEQVIDMLAQKYGRSPEEARGMEANVAANAQAEGLGYRAEGRDHGSTFDIHRLLHLAKARGRQDALLTLVYRANFAEERSVFDDAVLADLAVEAGLDADESRAVLADPEAYADDVRADEREAAELGANAVPFFVLDRRYGISGGQPAEVFTQALEQAWKDREVPGLTQVGGDAAACDADGACEVPQGDRSDQRV from the coding sequence ATGCGCGTCGAGATATGGGGCGACATCGCCTGCCCGTGGTGCTATGTCGGAAAGGCCCGCTTCGAGAAGGCGCTGGCCGGATTCGCGCACCGTGACGAGGTCGAGGTGGTCCACCGCTCCTTCGAGCTCGACCCCGGCAGGGCCAAGGGTGACACCGAGCAGGTCATCGACATGCTGGCGCAGAAGTACGGGCGCAGCCCCGAGGAGGCCCGCGGCATGGAGGCCAACGTCGCGGCGAACGCGCAGGCCGAGGGGCTCGGCTACCGGGCCGAGGGGCGTGACCACGGCAGCACCTTCGACATCCACCGGCTGCTCCACCTCGCGAAGGCGCGCGGACGCCAGGACGCACTGCTGACGCTCGTCTACCGGGCCAACTTCGCCGAGGAGCGTTCGGTCTTCGACGACGCGGTGCTGGCCGACCTGGCCGTCGAGGCGGGGCTGGACGCGGACGAGTCGCGTGCGGTGCTGGCCGACCCCGAGGCGTACGCCGACGACGTGCGGGCCGATGAGCGCGAGGCTGCCGAACTGGGTGCCAACGCCGTGCCCTTCTTCGTGCTCGACCGGCGCTACGGCATCTCCGGCGGTCAGCCCGCGGAGGTCTTCACCCAGGCCCTGGAGCAGGCGTGGAAGGACCGGGAGGTCCCCGGCCTCACCCAGGTCGGCGGGGACGCGGCGGCCTGCGATGCGGACGGGGCGTGCGAAGTGCCCCAGGGGGACCGGTCCGACCAGCGTGTATAA
- a CDS encoding DUF1772 domain-containing protein: MLNALEVFTVVSVGVMVGVEFSVAFVINRILGALPEDSGQLGRAHGGRMLGAVMPVWYIGSLVLVAVRAVAGWHHHGTGLVVTAGALLILSVIMSIALLVPINDRGKTWTPENRPADWKEQANRWDRYHYVRVAVLVAAFTLLVAGLV, from the coding sequence ATGCTCAACGCACTCGAGGTGTTCACCGTCGTGAGCGTCGGCGTGATGGTGGGGGTGGAGTTCTCCGTCGCCTTCGTCATCAACCGGATCCTCGGCGCGCTCCCCGAGGACAGCGGTCAACTCGGCCGTGCCCACGGGGGCCGGATGCTCGGCGCCGTGATGCCGGTCTGGTACATCGGCTCTCTCGTCCTCGTCGCGGTCCGGGCCGTCGCCGGATGGCACCACCACGGCACCGGCCTCGTCGTCACGGCCGGCGCGCTGCTGATCCTCAGCGTGATCATGTCGATAGCGCTGCTCGTCCCGATCAACGACCGGGGCAAGACGTGGACCCCCGAGAACCGGCCCGCCGACTGGAAGGAGCAGGCGAACCGCTGGGACCGCTACCACTACGTCCGTGTCGCCGTCCTCGTCGCAGCCTTCACCCTGCTGGTCGCCGGCCTCGTCTGA
- a CDS encoding peptidoglycan D,D-transpeptidase FtsI family protein: MNKTIRRASVFCLLMVLALLVRATWVQGYEARALADDEHNRRNTIAQYAQPLGNIIVAGSPVTGSKETDGDDLRYKRTYPKGELYASVTGYSSQAYGATQLEGIYSDVLDGTDDRLKKPADLITGEQTSPGDVLTTIDPDVQKAAFEALGDDQGAAVAMDPETGRILGMVSSPSYDPSDISGTGDGDAWQKLLDDGNKPLVNRALRQPLPPGSTFKLVVASAALENGLYGSVDEPTDSPDPYTLPNTSTVLSNENPSAPCENATLRTALQYSCNNVFAKVAADLGQDKLKAMADAFGFDAEELDVPVRASKSVYPTGMDKAQTALTGIGQFEVTATPMQMAMVSAALANGGELASPHMVSKVTGADGSTLEEFPDGDSERVVKESTAEQLRSAMVTVVEEGTGSNAKIDGAEVGGKTGTAQNGVDNSNTPYAWFTSYAKDDSTGKQVAVAVVVEDSGAARSEVSGNGLAAPIAQKMMKAALKG, encoded by the coding sequence ATGAACAAGACGATCAGGCGCGCTTCGGTCTTCTGTCTGCTCATGGTCCTCGCCCTGCTGGTGCGGGCGACCTGGGTGCAGGGGTACGAGGCACGGGCGCTCGCAGACGACGAACACAACCGGCGGAACACGATCGCGCAGTACGCGCAGCCGCTCGGGAACATCATCGTGGCCGGCTCCCCGGTCACCGGTTCGAAGGAGACGGACGGCGACGACCTCCGCTACAAACGCACCTACCCCAAGGGTGAGCTGTACGCGTCGGTCACCGGGTACAGCTCGCAGGCCTACGGTGCCACCCAGCTGGAAGGCATATACAGCGACGTCCTCGACGGCACCGACGACCGGCTCAAGAAGCCTGCCGACCTGATCACCGGCGAGCAGACCTCTCCCGGTGACGTGCTGACGACCATCGACCCGGACGTGCAGAAGGCGGCCTTCGAGGCGCTCGGTGACGACCAGGGCGCGGCGGTGGCGATGGATCCGGAGACCGGGCGCATCCTGGGGATGGTCTCCTCGCCCTCGTACGATCCCTCCGACATCAGCGGGACGGGCGACGGCGACGCCTGGCAGAAGCTGCTCGACGACGGGAACAAGCCGCTGGTGAACCGTGCGCTGCGGCAGCCGCTGCCGCCCGGCTCGACGTTCAAGCTCGTGGTTGCCTCGGCGGCGCTGGAGAACGGGCTGTACGGCTCGGTCGACGAGCCCACGGACAGCCCCGATCCGTACACCCTGCCGAACACGAGCACGGTCCTGTCGAACGAGAACCCCTCGGCCCCCTGCGAGAACGCCACGCTGCGCACCGCGCTCCAGTACTCGTGCAACAACGTCTTCGCGAAGGTGGCGGCGGATCTCGGCCAGGACAAGCTGAAGGCGATGGCGGACGCGTTCGGTTTCGACGCCGAGGAGCTGGACGTGCCCGTGCGCGCGTCGAAGAGCGTGTACCCGACCGGGATGGACAAGGCCCAGACGGCGCTGACCGGCATCGGACAGTTCGAGGTGACGGCGACCCCGATGCAGATGGCCATGGTCTCGGCCGCCCTCGCCAACGGTGGTGAGCTCGCCTCGCCGCACATGGTCTCGAAGGTGACGGGCGCCGACGGCTCCACACTGGAGGAGTTCCCCGACGGCGACTCCGAGCGGGTCGTGAAGGAGTCGACCGCCGAGCAGCTGCGCAGCGCCATGGTCACCGTCGTGGAGGAGGGAACCGGCAGCAACGCGAAGATCGACGGTGCCGAGGTGGGCGGCAAGACGGGAACCGCGCAGAACGGCGTGGACAACAGCAACACCCCGTACGCCTGGTTCACCTCGTACGCGAAGGACGACTCCACGGGCAAGCAGGTCGCGGTCGCGGTGGTCGTGGAGGACTCGGGGGCGGCCCGGTCCGAGGTCAGCGGCAACGGTCTGGCCGCGCCGATCGCGCAGAAGATGATGAAGGCCGCGCTGAAGGGATGA
- a CDS encoding DUF1349 domain-containing protein translates to MRLPELPFGLEPLGPEGQWAYEDGVLTGSAGPKQDRFVPPGGDALEPASDAPRLLGAAPEGDFQLIARVSVGFAAAFDAGVLYLHVGEREWAKLCLELSPERPTVCTVVTRGQSDDVNSAVVEGDSCWLRLSRTGGAFAFHASADGERWTFVRVFTLGTEEERAAARIGFLVQSPTGEGCTASFDRIAFRPTAPGDLRDGS, encoded by the coding sequence CTGCGCCTGCCCGAGCTGCCCTTCGGCCTGGAGCCCCTCGGGCCCGAGGGGCAATGGGCGTACGAGGACGGGGTGCTGACCGGCTCGGCGGGGCCGAAGCAGGACCGTTTCGTCCCTCCGGGCGGCGACGCCCTGGAGCCCGCGAGCGACGCCCCGCGCCTGCTGGGTGCGGCACCGGAAGGCGACTTCCAGCTGATCGCCCGGGTGAGCGTCGGCTTCGCCGCCGCCTTCGACGCGGGAGTGCTCTACCTCCACGTGGGGGAGCGGGAGTGGGCGAAGCTCTGCCTGGAGCTCTCCCCGGAACGCCCCACGGTCTGCACAGTGGTCACCCGGGGCCAGTCCGACGACGTCAACTCCGCCGTCGTGGAGGGCGACAGCTGCTGGCTGCGGCTCAGCCGTACCGGTGGTGCCTTCGCCTTCCACGCCTCGGCGGACGGCGAGCGGTGGACCTTCGTCCGCGTGTTCACCCTCGGCACCGAGGAGGAGCGGGCGGCCGCCCGCATCGGTTTCCTCGTCCAGTCACCGACCGGTGAGGGCTGCACGGCCTCGTTCGACCGGATCGCCTTCCGCCCCACCGCCCCCGGGGACCTGCGCGACGGCAGCTGA
- a CDS encoding IclR family transcriptional regulator gives MSVGESGGAQVKSAVRTVELLEYFAGRPGMHSLAAVQEAVGYPKSSLYMLLRTLVELGWVETDATGTRYGIGVRALLVGTSYIDGDEVVAAARPTLDRLSDDTTETIHLARLDGTNVVYLATRQSQHYLRPFTRVGRRLPAHSTSLGKALLATHSDEQVRKMLPETLPALTEHTLTDREKLIEELHVIREQGYAVDREENTLGLRCFGVAIPYRTPARDAISCSVPVARLTPAHEQMVKDALFDARDRLTLATRRL, from the coding sequence ATGTCGGTAGGCGAGTCCGGTGGGGCACAGGTCAAGTCCGCGGTACGGACGGTGGAACTCCTCGAATACTTCGCGGGGCGTCCCGGTATGCACTCGCTGGCCGCCGTGCAGGAGGCCGTCGGCTACCCCAAGTCCAGCCTCTACATGCTGCTGCGCACGCTGGTGGAGCTCGGCTGGGTGGAGACCGACGCCACCGGCACGCGGTACGGGATCGGCGTGCGCGCCCTGCTCGTCGGCACCTCGTACATCGACGGGGACGAGGTCGTCGCCGCCGCCCGCCCCACCCTGGACCGGCTCTCCGACGACACCACGGAGACCATCCACCTGGCCCGCCTGGACGGGACGAACGTGGTGTACCTCGCCACCCGGCAGTCCCAGCACTACCTGCGCCCCTTCACCCGCGTCGGCCGCCGGCTGCCGGCGCACTCCACCTCGCTCGGCAAGGCACTGCTGGCGACCCACAGCGACGAGCAGGTCCGCAAGATGCTGCCCGAGACGCTTCCGGCGCTCACGGAGCACACCCTCACCGACCGCGAGAAGCTGATCGAGGAGCTGCACGTCATCCGCGAGCAGGGGTACGCGGTGGACCGCGAGGAGAACACCCTGGGTCTGCGCTGCTTCGGCGTCGCGATCCCCTACCGCACCCCGGCGCGCGACGCGATCAGCTGCTCGGTGCCGGTCGCCCGGCTCACGCCCGCTCACGAGCAGATGGTCAAGGACGCCCTGTTCGACGCCCGCGACCGGCTCACCCTCGCCACCCGCAGGCTCTGA
- a CDS encoding pectate lyase family protein, with amino-acid sequence MRTHLRSRRSRIAALAAAATVASLTVAVLPSSAGAAESSPIGFGAGTTGGGNASAVTVSSLSAFKSAVAGDTAKTVKVSGVISLSGQVDIGSNTTVLGVGSSSGFTGGGLRLKSETNIVIRNLNISKPVAPADGITVQESTKVWIDHNSFSADRDHDKDYYDGLLDVTHASDDVTVSWNTFKNHYKGSLVGHSDNNGDEDSGHLKVTYHHNHFQNVFSRIPSLRFGMGHVYNNLVEGADTGAHSRMGAQMLVENNVFRDTKVAVTTNRSSDEDGYAVQRGNDLGGAAVEISQGGSFTSPPYSYTPEPASSVAASVTAGAGAGKI; translated from the coding sequence ATGCGCACCCATCTCCGCAGCCGTCGAAGCCGCATCGCGGCGCTTGCCGCAGCCGCCACCGTCGCGTCCCTCACCGTCGCCGTGCTCCCCAGCTCCGCAGGTGCCGCCGAATCCAGCCCCATCGGTTTCGGCGCCGGCACGACCGGTGGCGGCAACGCGTCCGCCGTGACGGTCAGCAGCCTGTCCGCGTTCAAGTCGGCCGTCGCGGGCGACACCGCCAAGACCGTCAAGGTCAGCGGAGTGATCTCGCTGAGCGGCCAGGTGGACATCGGCTCCAACACCACCGTGCTCGGCGTCGGCTCCTCATCCGGCTTCACCGGCGGCGGCCTGCGTCTCAAGAGCGAGACGAACATCGTCATCCGCAACCTCAACATCAGCAAGCCGGTCGCCCCCGCCGACGGCATCACCGTGCAGGAGTCCACCAAGGTCTGGATCGACCACAACTCCTTCTCGGCGGACCGCGACCACGACAAGGACTACTACGACGGTCTGCTGGACGTCACGCACGCCTCGGACGACGTCACCGTGTCCTGGAACACCTTCAAGAACCACTACAAGGGAAGCCTCGTCGGACACAGCGACAACAACGGGGACGAGGACTCAGGCCACCTGAAGGTGACGTACCACCACAACCACTTCCAGAACGTCTTCTCGCGCATCCCGAGCCTCCGTTTCGGTATGGGGCACGTCTACAACAACCTGGTGGAGGGCGCCGACACGGGCGCGCACTCCCGGATGGGCGCACAGATGCTGGTCGAGAACAACGTCTTCCGCGACACGAAGGTCGCCGTCACCACCAACCGCAGCAGCGACGAGGACGGCTACGCGGTGCAGCGGGGCAACGACCTCGGCGGCGCCGCCGTGGAGATCTCGCAGGGCGGCTCCTTCACCAGCCCGCCCTACAGCTACACCCCCGAGCCCGCTTCCTCCGTCGCGGCGTCGGTGACCGCGGGGGCGGGGGCCGGAAAGATCTGA
- a CDS encoding TetR/AcrR family transcriptional regulator, which yields MSVQERKQRERVERERLIVATARELAEQQGWDAVTTRRLAERIEYSQPVLYSHFRGKREIIGAVALEGAAEMASALRAAASAAEGPRDRVTALARAYLDFAARNPAVYDAMFQLDGGLAFADEDTPEPLKDAFAALLESLGEVAGDGVHPGLFTEVFWAALHGLVTLTRAGRLPAEDTALRVALLVDRLAVV from the coding sequence ATGTCGGTACAGGAACGCAAGCAGCGCGAACGGGTGGAGCGCGAGCGCCTCATCGTGGCGACAGCCCGCGAACTCGCCGAGCAGCAGGGCTGGGACGCGGTCACCACCCGTCGGCTCGCCGAGCGCATCGAATACAGCCAGCCCGTCCTCTACAGCCACTTCCGGGGCAAGCGCGAGATCATCGGCGCCGTCGCCCTCGAAGGCGCCGCCGAGATGGCCTCGGCGCTGCGGGCGGCGGCCTCCGCCGCGGAGGGTCCTCGCGACCGCGTCACCGCCCTCGCCCGCGCCTACCTCGACTTCGCCGCGCGCAACCCGGCGGTCTACGACGCCATGTTCCAGCTCGACGGCGGTCTGGCCTTCGCGGACGAGGACACCCCGGAGCCTCTCAAGGACGCCTTCGCCGCCCTGCTGGAAAGCCTCGGCGAGGTCGCCGGGGACGGCGTCCACCCGGGACTGTTCACCGAGGTGTTCTGGGCTGCCCTGCACGGGCTGGTCACCCTGACCCGAGCGGGACGGCTGCCGGCGGAGGACACCGCGCTGAGGGTGGCGCTGCTGGTGGACCGGCTCGCCGTGGTCTGA
- a CDS encoding PHP domain-containing protein — protein sequence MGHGHGHHHQHDHGHHHDHQHGTAPLPAAFDTTVPDEELNSEQRSRRSLLRRAGLLGAGMAASSVLAGAATAPAHAADSRSGRRGGKGFLWLAGDHHIHTQYSSDGKYRVVDQVRQGARHGMDWLVITDHGSGTHAKIGVEKVNPDIQEARSTYEDTLVFQGLEWNIPAAEHGTVFVHPGKNEVSVLKQFETGYDGAVNAATGSTPANEALAIAGLAFLSEQVARRKVKDALMLANHPARKGIDSPHEIRAWRDATPGGRRIAVGFEGAPGHQAGGLPKPLGPGGARGIYNNSPGSASFAGYPLESYRTWGGFDWMTSTVGGLWDSLLAEGKPWWITANSDSHQVYGDTAVRGGGDFGTDGRYGDPVYGGQIDITENDYWPGYYSRTHVGAEGFSYAAVMDGIRAGRVWVDHGQLISGLDVRVSGGSRWATLGGALQVRKGTRVTLTVDVAAAGGPNWAGFQPALARVDVIQGDVTGEVKDKDAFTAPSARVVKSYEVNKSTGTFRLTYDLGRVDRPVYLRLRGTDGNRSAVGAMGASVDPAGPAIDVVGDADPWRDLWFYSNPVWVLPS from the coding sequence ATGGGACACGGGCACGGTCATCACCACCAGCACGACCACGGTCACCACCACGACCACCAGCACGGAACGGCGCCCCTGCCCGCGGCGTTCGACACCACCGTCCCGGACGAGGAACTGAATTCCGAGCAGCGGTCCCGCCGCAGCCTGCTGCGCCGGGCCGGCCTGCTCGGTGCCGGTATGGCCGCGAGCAGCGTGCTGGCCGGCGCGGCGACCGCCCCGGCGCACGCCGCCGATTCCCGCTCCGGCCGCCGCGGCGGCAAGGGCTTCCTGTGGCTGGCGGGTGACCACCACATCCACACCCAGTACAGCAGCGACGGCAAGTACCGTGTCGTCGACCAGGTCCGGCAGGGTGCGCGACACGGCATGGACTGGCTGGTCATCACCGACCACGGCAGCGGCACGCACGCCAAGATCGGTGTGGAGAAGGTCAACCCGGACATCCAGGAGGCCCGTTCCACCTACGAGGACACCCTCGTCTTCCAGGGGCTGGAGTGGAACATCCCGGCCGCCGAGCACGGCACCGTCTTCGTGCACCCCGGAAAGAACGAGGTCTCCGTCCTCAAGCAGTTCGAGACGGGCTACGACGGTGCCGTCAACGCCGCCACCGGCTCGACGCCCGCCAACGAGGCGCTCGCCATCGCCGGACTGGCCTTCCTCTCCGAGCAGGTCGCCCGGCGCAAGGTCAAGGACGCCCTGATGCTCGCCAACCACCCGGCGCGCAAGGGCATCGACTCCCCGCACGAGATCCGCGCCTGGCGCGACGCCACCCCCGGGGGCCGCCGCATCGCAGTCGGCTTCGAGGGTGCCCCCGGCCACCAGGCGGGCGGCCTGCCCAAGCCTCTCGGTCCCGGCGGCGCCCGCGGCATCTACAACAACAGCCCCGGCAGCGCCTCCTTCGCCGGCTACCCGCTGGAGAGCTACCGGACCTGGGGCGGCTTCGACTGGATGACCTCCACCGTCGGCGGCCTGTGGGACAGCCTGCTCGCCGAGGGCAAGCCGTGGTGGATCACCGCCAACTCCGACTCGCACCAGGTCTACGGCGACACCGCCGTCCGCGGCGGCGGCGACTTCGGCACCGACGGCCGCTACGGCGACCCGGTCTACGGCGGACAGATCGACATCACGGAGAACGACTACTGGCCCGGCTACTACAGCCGCACGCACGTCGGTGCCGAGGGCTTCTCCTACGCCGCGGTCATGGACGGCATCCGCGCGGGCCGCGTCTGGGTCGACCACGGCCAGCTGATCAGCGGCCTCGACGTCCGGGTGTCCGGCGGCAGCCGCTGGGCGACCCTTGGCGGCGCCCTCCAGGTCAGGAAGGGAACCAGGGTCACCCTCACGGTCGATGTGGCGGCGGCCGGCGGTCCCAACTGGGCCGGTTTCCAGCCGGCGCTGGCCCGCGTCGACGTCATCCAGGGCGATGTCACCGGCGAGGTGAAGGACAAGGACGCCTTCACCGCTCCGAGCGCCAGGGTCGTGAAGTCGTACGAGGTGAACAAGTCCACCGGCACCTTCCGCCTCACCTACGACCTGGGGCGCGTCGACCGCCCCGTCTACCTCCGCCTGCGCGGCACCGACGGCAACCGCTCCGCCGTCGGGGCGATGGGCGCCTCCGTCGACCCGGCCGGCCCCGCCATCGACGTCGTCGGCGACGCCGACCCGTGGCGCGACCTGTGGTTCTACTCCAACCCGGTCTGGGTCCTGCCTTCATGA
- a CDS encoding ATP-binding protein produces MKSESVQIPMAAQQFTQLFSATARGARLGRLLTVEQLVAWGWPRDGEATHAAALVVAALTSNAVRHGRLEGRGFRLTLVHLPGPGLRIEVTDPGERLPARRAGGLGIAVVEALATDWGVRPFPPSGKTVWAEITPESQCCPTS; encoded by the coding sequence GTGAAGAGCGAATCCGTACAGATCCCCATGGCCGCACAGCAGTTCACCCAGTTGTTCAGCGCCACCGCGCGCGGGGCCAGGCTCGGGCGGTTGCTGACGGTGGAGCAACTCGTCGCGTGGGGGTGGCCGCGTGACGGTGAAGCCACTCACGCAGCCGCTCTCGTGGTTGCGGCGCTGACCTCCAACGCGGTCCGGCACGGGCGGCTGGAAGGGCGGGGTTTCAGGCTCACGCTCGTTCACCTGCCCGGCCCGGGACTCAGGATCGAGGTCACCGACCCGGGGGAACGCCTCCCGGCCCGGCGCGCGGGCGGTCTCGGGATCGCCGTCGTGGAGGCGCTCGCCACCGACTGGGGAGTGCGGCCGTTCCCGCCGTCGGGAAAGACCGTGTGGGCCGAGATCACCCCGGAGTCCCAGTGCTGCCCGACCTCCTGA